One window of the Paracoccus zhejiangensis genome contains the following:
- a CDS encoding polysaccharide deacetylase family protein encodes MKQDLTIVMYHYVRDFARSRFPGIRGLDLAGFRRQIDFLEQGYSIVGMPQVLAAIRGDEPLPPRAALLTFDDGYAEHYDLVFPELHKRGLPGCFYPPLAPVREHRLLDVNRVHFILAATLDDPSRVSAVIDARVRAEAASHGLDSVEVYRAEWAKPNRFDDAETIYIKRMLQTVLPEAMRHDIARDLFARFVTTDEAAFAAELYITEDQARLMQSCGMSFGSHGAEHLWLNRISPAEQAVEIDRSLAFLRDIGVGVDEGWVMCYPYGGWNESLLEVLRARGCSAGLTTEVATAEIGLNDPLRLPRYDTNDFPQ; translated from the coding sequence ATGAAGCAGGACCTCACCATCGTCATGTATCACTACGTGCGGGACTTCGCCCGCAGCCGGTTTCCCGGCATCCGGGGGCTGGATCTGGCCGGGTTCCGCCGCCAGATCGACTTCCTGGAGCAGGGTTATTCCATCGTCGGGATGCCGCAGGTGCTGGCCGCGATCCGCGGCGACGAGCCGTTGCCACCCAGGGCCGCGCTGCTGACCTTTGATGATGGCTATGCCGAGCATTACGACCTGGTCTTCCCGGAACTGCACAAGCGCGGATTGCCCGGCTGCTTCTACCCGCCGCTCGCCCCGGTGCGCGAGCATCGGCTGCTGGATGTGAACCGCGTCCATTTCATCCTTGCCGCCACGTTGGACGATCCCTCCCGGGTCTCGGCGGTGATCGACGCGCGCGTGCGGGCCGAGGCGGCATCGCATGGGCTGGACAGCGTCGAGGTCTATCGGGCGGAATGGGCCAAGCCGAACCGCTTCGACGATGCCGAAACCATCTATATCAAGCGGATGCTGCAGACCGTCCTGCCCGAGGCGATGCGTCACGACATTGCCCGCGACCTCTTCGCCCGCTTCGTCACCACCGACGAGGCCGCCTTTGCCGCCGAGCTTTACATCACCGAGGACCAGGCGCGGCTGATGCAGTCCTGCGGCATGTCCTTCGGCTCCCACGGGGCAGAGCACCTGTGGCTGAACCGCATTTCCCCCGCGGAGCAGGCGGTCGAGATCGACCGTTCGCTGGCCTTCCTGCGTGACATCGGCGTGGGTGTCGATGAGGGATGGGTCATGTGCTATCCCTATGGCGGCTGGAACGAGTCGCTGCTCGAGGTGCTGCGCGCGCGCGGCTGCAGCGCCGGGTTGACCACCGAGGTCGCCACCGCCGAGATCGGCCTGAACGACCCGCTTCGGCTTCCCCGCTATGACACCAATGATTTCCCGCAGTAA